The genomic segment GGCGGTTGACGGGTCCGGCGTGGCCGAGTTGCTCGAAACCCTGTTGCGGGCGGCGGGTAACTTCTCCGGGGCTTTGTTTGCGCAAAAAGATGCGGCCGCTTTCGCCTGCCTGCGGAAAATGGGGCTGGCGTCGGTGCCGCGGACCGTCGTGGCGGAGCCCAGGACTGCGGAGAGCGCCGAAGCCGCCGGGGTTTGGGGTCCGGGCTTGCGTCAGCTGGAACAGCTTTTGCTAAATGTTGAGGGTGGAGTCCTGGCCGAGTCCGAGGCCTGGAAAGGTTATGAAGCTTTCTGTCGAAAATTATAAAGGTTCAACCGGCGCGGGGAAGGCGACGCATTGGTGCTTGCAGATTCGAGTGGTCGATATCTGAACGCGCCGGTCATGAGGTATGGAAATGCATAATCAGGTAAACTGGCAGATGTCGGGTGATGAGATTGAGCGGGAGAGTTTTCGGCGTATCGATGAGCTGGCTTCGCGACATTTCTTCAGTCCGGCTGAATGGCATGTGGCTCGGCGTCTGATTCATACGACCGGAGATTTTTCCATTATCGAGCAGCTGCGTTTTCGCCATGATCCGATCCCGGCGGGGCTTGCCGCCCTGGCCGCCGGCGCGCCCCTGTTCTGTGATTCCAACATGGTCCGCAGCGGGGTTTCCGTGGCCCGTTTGCGTCAGCTCAATCCCTGCTATGAGAAAGCGTCGGTGCATTGTTATATTGCCGATTCCGATGTAGCCCTGGCGGCGGCGGCGCGGGGGACGACCCGGGCCCTGGCGGCGGTGGAAAAAGCCCGTCCCCTGCTTGCCGGGGCCGTGGTGTTGATCGGCAACGCCCCGTTGGCGCTGGCGAAGATCGTGCAGCTGGCCGAGGAGGAAGGACTGCGCCCGGCCCTGGTGATCGGCATTCCCGTCGGTTTCGTCAACGTGATCGAGGCCAAGGCGATGCTGGCGGCCGCCTCCTTGCCCCAGATTGTGGTTGAAGGCCGCCGCGGCGGCAGCGCCCTGGCCGTGGCCGCCCTGCACGGCATTATCGAGAACCACTTGTCCTGACGGCGAGATTTTTTTGTGACTAGCCGAAGATTCTGGAATATCCTGGGAATAGGGACCAGTCAGGGAGATATTGGGGGGAACATTCTGGGGACACGATCCAGTTACTTTTTTTTACTTGAGGGAGCGCGCTGACC from the Pseudomonadota bacterium genome contains:
- a CDS encoding precorrin-8X methylmutase, producing MHNQVNWQMSGDEIERESFRRIDELASRHFFSPAEWHVARRLIHTTGDFSIIEQLRFRHDPIPAGLAALAAGAPLFCDSNMVRSGVSVARLRQLNPCYEKASVHCYIADSDVALAAAARGTTRALAAVEKARPLLAGAVVLIGNAPLALAKIVQLAEEEGLRPALVIGIPVGFVNVIEAKAMLAAASLPQIVVEGRRGGSALAVAALHGIIENHLS